The DNA sequence ACAATAACTAGTGCTGCTGCATTTTTGCTCCACATCTGGTTGAATTCCGCTAATAAATTAAAAAATTCGCTCCATGCAAGGGTTCCATTCATTGCATATATGAATCGCCATGGTTGGATGTTGCTTGCTGAAGGAGACCATTTTGCTGCTTCAAATAGAGTCATTATTTCTTCTTTTGTTACATCTTTTGATATTGCTCTAGGCGACCATCTATTTAAAAAAATAGGATTTATGTTGTGTTCTGTTTTTCTTGTATTTTTCATTTTATTTACCTCTATTACTAGAAATGTACTTGTGGCATTTATAATTAACCTTATATTATCAAAAGTTTCTTTTGAATAAGGTTTTGTTTTAAAAAGAAGTTATTAATATATAAGTTAGAAATTTCAAGTTAGAAATTTCTCATTTAAAAAAATCTTTATCAATATATTTTTTTGGTTGTAAACTTTTTTTTAGGTTTATTCTTTTGAGATTCGTGTTTTAATAAATTGTTTAGTTATATTTATTTAATTAAAATTTGAACATTCAAAGCAATTTCTTAATTTTACAAACTCGGCCCTGTACTTGTAGGAGCATATATTATTGGCTTAATGTCTTTATTTTTTATAGTTGATATTATTTTATCTGTTAATCGCCATGCAACATCTATTTCTTTATCACACATAAATATTTTTTTATTTCCAAGTAAACATTCTTTTAGTATGACTTCGTAGCCTTCAGGGGAGTTTGCTTTAAATTCGCATGTTGGGCAAAATGTCATTTTTACAGGAGTCAAATTCATTTTCTCTCCTAAAAGCGCTGTATTCATTGTAAGTTCAACATTTTGTAAAGGTTGAATGTGTAAAAATAATTTGTTTGGCGCAGAACCAATATCGCAGTATAAAGTGCATGGTTCTTTTTTGAACTCTATTTCTATGTATGCTTTTTTCTCTTTTAGCATTTTTCCTGTTCGAAGAATCATCTCTGTACCTTTCCATCTTTTTGTTTTTGAGTGTAATTTTAATTCGACAAATGTTTCTGTTTTTGATTCTGGATTAATGTTTTTGACTTCTTCTTGATATCCTGCGTATTGTCCTGTAATAATTTCTTCTTTAAAGAAAAGTTTTTGGATGGCTTCGATTTTAGATTTCTTGAAGTCATTTTCATCTAGGCTTTTTGGAGGTTCCATGAGTATGAGTGATAATGTTTGAAGTAGATGATTTTGTACCATGTCTTTTATGGCGCCTGAATCGTCATAATATCCTAGTCTGTTACCAACACCTAGTTCTTCATCAACAACTATTTTTATTCTGTTTATAGATTTTGAATTCCACACACTTTCAAATAAAGGATTTGAAAATCTTAGTCTTAAAATATTTTCTATTGTTTCTTTTGCTAAGTAATGGTCTGCTCTGTATATTTGTTCTTCTGTAAAATATTTTTTTAAAGAAGCATTCAATTTTTTAGATGATTTTAGGTCATATCCGAATGGTTTTTCAGCGATTATTCTTGTGAATCCTTTGCCATTTATGCAACAAGAATGAATACTTTTTGCTATGGTTTCAAACAGCTTGTAACTTGTTGATAGATAATATAATCTCCCATCTATTGTTGTATCTTCTATGCTTGCTAGTTTATTTTTTAAGTTGTTTAATGATCCTTCCTTCTCTATGTCGGCGATAAAATAGTTTATAGTCATATTCTTTGCTATTTCTTTTTCTTGTAAGAGAAAATTTTTATATTCTTCTTCAGTATATGTTCTTCGTCCAATGCCAAGGACGTTTATCTTAAAATCAGCATTATTCTTCGCAATAGAATTTATGGCTGGGATAAGTTTTCTTTTAGCTAAATCTCCAGTTCCACCAAATATTATTATTGTATAGTTCTTCATCTTAGCGCCTCATCATAATTTTTTGTGTGTTTTATTCATTGGTCTGTTAGGATTATTAACTCACTTATTTTTTGAAGTGTTTTTTCTGGTAACGACTTCTCAATTTGTTTATTGAGAAAATGTTTTAATGCATCTTTTTTTGATAATCCTGAAAAGATAACAATTCCAAGTTTTGTTTTAGATAGTAATGATGGTGTCGCTGTGAATCTTTCGCTTGGCGGTTTTGGTGAGTCATTAAAATAAGTGAATTTTTCATTTTCAGGGTAATTCTTGTTTGGAAATATTGCTCCGACGTGGTTGTCCTCTCCAGAGCTTAGTATCACGATATCAAAAAAGCCACCATACTTATTTAATTCTTTTTCATACTCGTTCTTTGCAGAATTAGCATCAAGACTAGTATTTACAGGATGTATGTTTTCTTCAGTAATTTGCCCTTTATTTATCAATTCATTTAATAAGTGTTTTCTTAAGAGATGATAATTACTTTCTTTATCTTCGTGCGGGACGTTGCGTTCATCAACTAAAAAAAAATGTACTTTAGTCCATTCTGGTAATTCCTTTTTTGCTAATAATTCATATATTCTTGATACACTGCGACCTCCTACTAATCCAATTGTTATGAATTTTTTTTGTTCTCCTAATAATTTAAGTGCGGATACTATGATGTCTGCTCCTTTTTCAGATAGTTCGTTTTCATTATTAACTTTTATTAATTTCATCTTCATCAAGTTTTTCCTTTCATTTTTTCTTTGTAATGCCGTGGCCACCGAACTCGTCACGAATTACTGCGACGACTTTAGTTCCATAATTCTTTTTTGTTTCAGAGTCGTATCTTACTTGAAGGCTTTGTGCGATTACAGGTATTGATACATTATGTTTTTTTGCATCTTCAACGGCCCATTTTCCCTCTCCGCTATTAGGAATAAATCCATCAACATCTTCAAGTCCGGGGTTGTGTTTTAATCCAAGATTTGTCATTTCCATTAAGAAAGAGCGAATTATGCTTCCATTATTCCATACGTCTGTAAGTTTGATTTGATCAATATCTTGGAATGGTCCATTTTGTATCATGTCGAGTCCTTCTCCTATTGCTTGCATCATACCATATTCTATGGCGTTATGAACCATTTTCACGTAGTGTCCTGCGCCATTATTTCCAAAATAGCCATAACTGTTAGGGATGCACATGTCTTTTATTATTGGCTCTATCTTTTTGAAATTTTCTTTATCGCCGCCAACCATCATGCAATATCCTGTCTTTGCTGCTGCAAGGCCTCCTGATACGCCTACATCAACATAGTGTATATTTTTCTCTTTAAGCTCCTTTGCTCGTCTCATGGTTTCAGTATATTTACTATTTCCTCCATCTATGATGATGTCTCCTGCATCTAAAAGCGGATTTATTTGAGTGATGACTTCATCAACTGATGTGTGTGGAATCATCAACCAAATTATTCTCGGTGCATCAAGTTTTTTTACCAAGTCATTATATGATTCTGAAGGAATTGCTCCTCTCTCTTCTGCGAGAAGTTTAACTTTGTCTTGTGATCTGTTAGCAACTACTACTTC is a window from the Candidatus Woesearchaeota archaeon genome containing:
- the zwf gene encoding glucose-6-phosphate dehydrogenase codes for the protein MKNYTIIIFGGTGDLAKRKLIPAINSIAKNNADFKINVLGIGRRTYTEEEYKNFLLQEKEIAKNMTINYFIADIEKEGSLNNLKNKLASIEDTTIDGRLYYLSTSYKLFETIAKSIHSCCINGKGFTRIIAEKPFGYDLKSSKKLNASLKKYFTEEQIYRADHYLAKETIENILRLRFSNPLFESVWNSKSINRIKIVVDEELGVGNRLGYYDDSGAIKDMVQNHLLQTLSLILMEPPKSLDENDFKKSKIEAIQKLFFKEEIITGQYAGYQEEVKNINPESKTETFVELKLHSKTKRWKGTEMILRTGKMLKEKKAYIEIEFKKEPCTLYCDIGSAPNKLFLHIQPLQNVELTMNTALLGEKMNLTPVKMTFCPTCEFKANSPEGYEVILKECLLGNKKIFMCDKEIDVAWRLTDKIISTIKNKDIKPIIYAPTSTGPSL
- the pgl gene encoding 6-phosphogluconolactonase; amino-acid sequence: MKMKLIKVNNENELSEKGADIIVSALKLLGEQKKFITIGLVGGRSVSRIYELLAKKELPEWTKVHFFLVDERNVPHEDKESNYHLLRKHLLNELINKGQITEENIHPVNTSLDANSAKNEYEKELNKYGGFFDIVILSSGEDNHVGAIFPNKNYPENEKFTYFNDSPKPPSERFTATPSLLSKTKLGIVIFSGLSKKDALKHFLNKQIEKSLPEKTLQKISELIILTDQ
- the gnd gene encoding decarboxylating 6-phosphogluconate dehydrogenase, encoding MSQVKKMKIGFIGLGKMGYHMVEHLLDKGHEVVVANRSQDKVKLLAEERGAIPSESYNDLVKKLDAPRIIWLMIPHTSVDEVITQINPLLDAGDIIIDGGNSKYTETMRRAKELKEKNIHYVDVGVSGGLAAAKTGYCMMVGGDKENFKKIEPIIKDMCIPNSYGYFGNNGAGHYVKMVHNAIEYGMMQAIGEGLDMIQNGPFQDIDQIKLTDVWNNGSIIRSFLMEMTNLGLKHNPGLEDVDGFIPNSGEGKWAVEDAKKHNVSIPVIAQSLQVRYDSETKKNYGTKVVAVIRDEFGGHGITKKK